Proteins from one Candidatus Desulfovibrio trichonymphae genomic window:
- a CDS encoding cobyrinate a,c-diamide synthase: MLTDCGLSGVNTPAVTARVCVSALSGGGGKTLFSLGLARALTQIGQTVKPFKKGPDYIDAAWLALAAGQPVTNLDPYFLSPARLRDLFVHAVTQAKAVEKSGKTVLGLVEGNRGLYDGLDTAGSCSTAALARALNCPILLSLNCTKMTRTAAALVQGVCNFEPGLTFCGLVISHVGSARHETVLRRALEYYTDMPVLGALPRLSENPLPERRMGIASFGERLSATAENALAVLASFVREHVDVAAVLAAAHCAPALREEMPFWREDAARCLSVTSGDDGDKLATRRTPLCKPRIGYVHDEALWFYYQENLDALSLSGAELTRLSLLDGAAWPRLDGLYLGGGFPEDMAAELSVSPHLSMLVALAQSGVPVYAECGGFMLLARGIERDGRLWKMSGVFPVTARFCEKPQGLGYVSARVVRENPWFPVGLALRGHEFHYSRCEWTGEAPSCVFLLEQGTGMGAIGGTFHDGLAHNNVFAAYTHIFAPSVPCWAHNFTRMALNCQREQL; this comes from the coding sequence TTGACGCAGATTGGCCAGACAGTCAAACCCTTCAAGAAAGGGCCGGATTATATTGACGCGGCTTGGCTTGCACTGGCGGCAGGGCAACCGGTGACCAATTTGGATCCTTATTTTCTGTCGCCCGCGCGTCTGCGCGATCTTTTTGTTCACGCCGTCACACAGGCAAAAGCCGTCGAAAAATCCGGAAAAACAGTGCTTGGGCTTGTGGAAGGCAACAGGGGGCTGTATGACGGTCTGGACACGGCAGGCTCCTGTTCTACGGCGGCTCTGGCCCGCGCTCTTAATTGTCCCATACTGCTCAGCCTTAACTGCACCAAGATGACCCGCACGGCAGCGGCCCTCGTCCAGGGCGTGTGTAATTTTGAGCCTGGGCTCACGTTCTGCGGCCTTGTGATCAGCCATGTGGGTTCTGCCCGGCATGAAACCGTTCTGCGCCGGGCGCTAGAATATTATACGGATATGCCCGTGCTGGGCGCTTTGCCGCGTCTTTCTGAAAATCCTCTGCCTGAACGGCGCATGGGCATAGCCAGCTTTGGCGAGCGCCTGTCCGCAACGGCGGAAAACGCGCTTGCCGTGCTGGCGTCTTTTGTGCGCGAGCATGTGGATGTTGCCGCTGTGCTTGCCGCGGCTCACTGTGCGCCGGCGTTGAGGGAAGAAATGCCCTTTTGGCGGGAAGATGCAGCGCGCTGCCTGAGCGTCACTTCTGGAGATGACGGAGACAAGCTGGCGACAAGGCGGACGCCGCTCTGCAAACCGCGTATAGGCTATGTGCACGATGAGGCACTGTGGTTTTATTATCAGGAAAATTTGGATGCCCTCTCCCTGTCAGGCGCAGAATTGACGCGCCTTTCATTGCTTGACGGCGCGGCGTGGCCGCGACTGGACGGTCTGTATCTGGGCGGCGGCTTTCCGGAAGACATGGCCGCCGAACTGAGCGTTTCGCCTCATCTGTCAATGCTCGTTGCGCTTGCGCAAAGTGGCGTGCCCGTCTATGCGGAATGTGGCGGTTTTATGCTGCTGGCGCGCGGCATTGAGCGGGATGGCCGCTTGTGGAAGATGAGCGGCGTTTTTCCTGTGACAGCCCGTTTTTGCGAAAAACCGCAAGGGCTTGGTTATGTGAGCGCCAGAGTGGTGCGGGAAAATCCTTGGTTTCCTGTGGGGCTTGCGTTGCGCGGGCACGAATTTCATTATTCCCGCTGTGAATGGACGGGAGAAGCTCCTTCATGCGTTTTTTTACTTGAGCAGGGAACGGGCATGGGGGCAATCGGGGGCACGTTTCATGACGGCCTTGCGCATAACAATGTCTTTGCCGCATACACGCATATTTTTGCGCCGTCCGTGCCCTGCTGGGCTCACAATTTTACACGTATGGCCCTCAATTGTCAGCGTGAACAACTCTAA
- the lpdD gene encoding prenylated flavin chaperone LpdD, translating to MMRRFTAKCGRIAITLHLLRMGPDAQVVISGGRAHLGAVALAFPTADGTRPREQAIRLPGHREDNLAAHAARRMATALGCAVCVSAGIHYEHITQEEIALAENLAADLTERCLTALANRGVTPC from the coding sequence ATGATGCGGCGTTTTACCGCGAAATGCGGAAGAATAGCGATAACTCTGCACCTGTTGCGCATGGGGCCGGACGCGCAGGTGGTTATCAGCGGCGGCCGCGCCCATCTGGGCGCCGTTGCGTTGGCATTCCCCACCGCAGACGGCACGCGACCGCGGGAGCAGGCCATCCGCCTGCCCGGTCACAGAGAAGACAACTTGGCCGCGCACGCGGCGCGGCGCATGGCGACAGCACTCGGCTGCGCCGTCTGCGTGAGCGCGGGCATACATTACGAGCATATCACGCAGGAAGAAATTGCCCTTGCGGAAAACCTCGCGGCCGACCTGACCGAGCGTTGCCTCACAGCGCTGGCGAACAGGGGGGTCACGCCGTGCTGA
- the bioB gene encoding biotin synthase BioB: MNTSLTREQALELSTLPLPQLTAGAGRLREAAFGRKVDLCAIINARSGNCAMDCRFCSQSRHNSTPIEVFDFLPDDVLRARILTLAALPVGHIGIVTSGAALGGEEFTRLCALLAALPEDVRRRVCVSLGRLADRQFDDLVRAGVRRYHHNLETAKSLYPSICTTQTWAQRRDTVLRATRAGLQACTGGLFGMGETWRERIDFAFSLKELGVCHIPLNFLHPHPQTPLAGQEPLAADEALRIIAVFRHILPEATLRVCGGRPLILGGRQHEIFAAGANAMLTGGYLTTKQGQGVDEDMDMLSAQGLEAAGAGGARLESSAPSEEIRRLDKGTHGGSPAAGGSWADCVRP, translated from the coding sequence ATGAATACGTCTTTGACGCGCGAGCAGGCGCTGGAACTCTCGACCCTGCCTCTGCCGCAACTGACGGCTGGCGCCGGGCGGCTGCGGGAAGCGGCGTTCGGCCGCAAGGTGGATTTGTGCGCGATCATCAATGCCCGTAGCGGCAATTGCGCCATGGACTGCCGCTTTTGCTCCCAAAGCCGGCACAACAGCACGCCCATTGAGGTCTTTGATTTTTTGCCTGATGATGTTTTGCGCGCCCGTATTCTGACCCTGGCGGCACTACCGGTCGGGCATATAGGCATTGTGACCAGCGGTGCTGCGCTCGGTGGGGAGGAATTTACGCGCCTGTGCGCGTTACTGGCCGCCTTGCCTGAGGACGTGCGGCGGCGTGTCTGCGTCTCGCTCGGCAGACTTGCGGACAGGCAGTTTGACGATCTGGTCCGCGCCGGCGTGCGGCGGTATCATCACAATCTTGAAACGGCGAAAAGCCTGTACCCAAGCATTTGCACCACGCAGACTTGGGCGCAACGCCGCGACACCGTGCTGCGGGCCACACGCGCTGGCCTTCAGGCATGCACCGGCGGGCTGTTCGGTATGGGCGAAACATGGCGGGAGCGCATTGATTTTGCCTTCAGCCTCAAAGAGCTGGGCGTGTGCCATATTCCCCTGAATTTTCTGCACCCCCACCCGCAAACGCCGCTGGCAGGGCAAGAGCCGCTGGCTGCTGACGAAGCTCTGCGTATCATTGCCGTGTTCCGCCATATTCTGCCCGAAGCAACTCTGCGCGTCTGCGGCGGCCGCCCCCTGATTCTCGGCGGCCGACAGCACGAGATATTTGCCGCCGGCGCCAACGCCATGCTGACGGGCGGTTATCTTACTACGAAGCAGGGACAGGGCGTAGACGAGGACATGGACATGCTGTCGGCGCAGGGGCTGGAGGCCGCTGGCGCCGGCGGTGCGCGTCTTGAATCCTCTGCGCCGAGTGAGGAAATACGGCGGCTGGACAAGGGAACGCACGGCGGATCTCCTGCTGCTGGAGGGTCGTGGGCGGACTGCGTACGCCCATGA
- a CDS encoding MucR family transcriptional regulator yields the protein MDDYLKEALEITRAQAGVRVMTEEEITTFIQKVAGGIRAVMDGNAPVEMDSTELLVEARKSVKEQSIVCLECGKVFKILTKRHLANHSMDSVEYRVKWGFKKNFPLVCKALQRERRRKMKDMKLWEKRRKIRKK from the coding sequence ATGGACGATTATCTGAAAGAGGCTTTGGAAATTACACGGGCGCAGGCTGGTGTTCGCGTGATGACAGAAGAGGAAATCACAACTTTTATTCAAAAGGTGGCGGGCGGCATCCGCGCTGTTATGGACGGCAACGCCCCTGTGGAGATGGACAGCACGGAATTGCTTGTTGAAGCCCGCAAGTCCGTCAAAGAGCAATCCATTGTGTGTCTTGAATGCGGAAAGGTTTTCAAAATTCTGACAAAGCGCCATCTGGCGAACCATAGCATGGATTCTGTCGAATACAGGGTGAAATGGGGCTTCAAAAAGAATTTTCCCTTGGTATGCAAGGCACTGCAGCGGGAACGCCGCAGGAAGATGAAAGACATGAAACTGTGGGAAAAGCGTCGTAAAATCAGAAAAAAATAG
- a CDS encoding DUF4851 domain-containing protein, with protein sequence MNWLHISCFVLFAAVLVGCAAAQRRGISGSAYVSTARPAVSFQAKNMPVLARAEGTARPMAGNMVSGLPTRVWLVAYGDGNARSPVALAAHAEVPYGWYWDGIMRRPFSVNEGVEIVNNMEFQACTYIVDGARDPFTQLVAGVEQGAPARWIIRGFAARTNFYTDKIILEYREPLPEGIVSLSTMPMGLGDFVRGFEQRARESFIEGPAPSEVTPERLGYSRDIQWRYMNEKFLGTASKYENFTRR encoded by the coding sequence ATGAACTGGTTGCACATCAGCTGTTTTGTTCTGTTTGCCGCGGTTCTTGTCGGCTGCGCCGCTGCGCAACGGCGGGGCATAAGCGGTTCCGCTTATGTTTCAACGGCAAGGCCGGCTGTTTCCTTTCAAGCAAAAAATATGCCTGTGCTTGCCAGGGCGGAGGGCACGGCCCGTCCGATGGCCGGCAACATGGTGAGCGGGCTGCCGACGCGCGTGTGGCTTGTGGCGTACGGTGACGGCAATGCCCGAAGCCCTGTGGCGCTTGCGGCGCATGCCGAGGTGCCGTACGGCTGGTACTGGGACGGCATTATGCGCCGGCCATTCAGCGTGAATGAAGGTGTCGAGATTGTGAACAATATGGAATTTCAGGCCTGTACCTATATTGTAGACGGCGCCCGCGACCCCTTCACACAGCTTGTCGCAGGCGTGGAGCAAGGCGCGCCCGCCCGGTGGATAATCCGCGGCTTTGCGGCCAGGACAAACTTTTATACAGATAAAATAATTTTGGAATACCGTGAGCCGCTTCCGGAAGGCATTGTCTCGCTTTCCACCATGCCGATGGGCTTGGGAGATTTTGTCAGGGGCTTTGAACAGCGGGCCAGAGAGAGTTTTATTGAAGGCCCCGCTCCCTCTGAAGTGACGCCGGAGCGGCTTGGTTATTCCCGTGATATACAGTGGCGATATATGAATGAAAAATTTCTTGGAACAGCGTCAAAGTATGAAAATTTTACTCGACGTTAA
- a CDS encoding septal ring lytic transglycosylase RlpA family protein has protein sequence MANIGSVKHLARAARFCLVTMLCAVVLTGCGGRGSWRKGRVPGSKPYTVRGKTYHPLKSAHGFVEEGTASWYGPGFHGKTTASGERYNQYAMTAAHKILPLGTKVRVTNLANRRAVLVEINDRGPFVEDRVIDLSRTAATRLEMMGKGTARVRVQSLDVIAQLREDGAMKGEFYVQVGAFADKENAWKLISILMQSGHKGRLQFGSNNLWNVQVGPWQNSASAQQMLGAFRTLYPHAFVVGGE, from the coding sequence ATGGCAAATATCGGCAGCGTAAAACACCTTGCCCGTGCGGCGCGGTTCTGCCTTGTTACAATGCTGTGCGCCGTCGTGCTGACAGGCTGCGGGGGGCGCGGATCCTGGCGCAAAGGGAGAGTGCCCGGCAGCAAGCCGTACACCGTTCGCGGCAAAACCTACCATCCGCTCAAATCAGCCCACGGTTTTGTGGAAGAAGGCACAGCTTCCTGGTATGGGCCGGGTTTTCACGGCAAAACAACTGCAAGCGGCGAACGTTACAATCAATATGCGATGACGGCGGCGCATAAAATCCTGCCCCTCGGCACAAAAGTGCGCGTCACCAACCTCGCCAACAGACGCGCTGTTCTTGTTGAAATAAATGATCGCGGTCCTTTTGTGGAGGATCGCGTCATTGACCTTTCGCGCACGGCCGCAACACGTCTGGAGATGATGGGTAAGGGCACAGCGCGTGTGCGCGTGCAAAGTCTGGACGTCATTGCGCAGTTGCGGGAAGACGGCGCCATGAAGGGAGAATTTTATGTGCAGGTGGGAGCCTTTGCCGACAAGGAAAATGCCTGGAAGCTGATCAGCATATTGATGCAGTCAGGGCACAAGGGGCGTCTTCAGTTCGGCAGCAACAACCTGTGGAATGTGCAGGTAGGCCCGTGGCAAAATTCCGCCAGCGCGCAACAGATGCTTGGGGCATTCAGGACACTTTATCCCCACGCCTTTGTTGTCGGCGGGGAGTAG